Sequence from the Exiguobacterium aurantiacum genome:
TCAGTCTTGTTTGAAACGACGCTCAAGTTCTTTTAGTTTTGCTTCGAAATCATCTTCATCCGCCGCATCAAGTTTTTCTTCAGCGGCCGGTTCTTGCTTCTTCTCTTCTGCTTTTTTCTCGTCTTCCGTGAACGGATGAGTCTTCGATGTCTCAGCCCCGAAGATTTGATCGAGCGCACCTTTCAATAGATCCAGGTTCTCTCGCATCGCAAATTCGTACCGTTTGTTTTGCATCTCATCGAGCTTCAGTCGCATCTCGAGGGCACGACGCTCAAGAGCATCAAGTTCACGCGTTCCTTCGTCGAGAAGACCTTCGAAGTAACGATATTGCTCGCCATAGTGCTTCGACTCAAGCGCCGCCCGTTCGGCGAGCTTGTCTTCGCC
This genomic interval carries:
- a CDS encoding PspA/IM30 family protein; this translates as MKTPFDQFRDLANELTKELSKEMKKFQDKEGPRSAPRSSGEAELNRHIRGAEKEALSVERLVERQKALLEELATKRDNAKQMADKRYEQTELAKQAGEDKLAERAALESKHYGEQYRYFEGLLDEGTRELDALERRALEMRLKLDEMQNKRYEFAMRENLDLLKGALDQIFGAETSKTHPFTEDEKKAEEKKQEPAAEEKLDAADEDDFEAKLKELERRFKQD